The Rosa rugosa chromosome 1, drRosRugo1.1, whole genome shotgun sequence genomic sequence GATGAGAGAGTACCAATGCTTGGAGACGCACATGAAACGAGCAACAGATCGTAATGGCACCGATACAAGGATCTGCGTGAGGAGTTCTTCTATATTGGCCACGGCCTCTGCAGCTGCTGAGGATgacatttttgtttcttttcttttggccatcgggttagggttttcaattCCAAGCTTTCTTTCAACTCATATGTGTACGATATGTCGATATATAGCTAGATATCAGAaagagaagttttttttttttttttttttttttttttttgaaaataaagttTAGGTAAGAGAAATTTTCAGAGCAATTTACCAATAAGGTAAACTAGCCTAGCCCAATACCCATGCACAAAGACATTTGAATTAGATACCGTGCGGTCAATTTAAATTCTGCCCAACACGAAATAAATATTAAAGCTTTCATTAATTACGAAATTACCACCGCATCtttaaattgattataattacTGAATTGCCACCATATTTTTAAATTAACCAATAATTACTGAATTGTCACTACAACATTTGGCTCAACCATTTCCATCAACAATACTATTGTCTAACAGTAACATTCACAATCTTACTGTATTGCATTAGCTTTTTCAATGTTCACTTCATTGACATCCTAAAAACACTTTCAACTTTTTTAGCAAGAGTAAATGTTGATATTGATTTTGTACTACAACTTTTTTAGTATCTTCTCCTTTGTTATATTTGTGGTCTTTATCATTCTTCTTGACCTTGAGTTTCGCTCGTTTGTACTTCCTCCTTCCTGTTTGCACCTTCTACATGTTATCCATAGTTTATGAACTTTTCTTGGTAGGCATTGTGTGAAACTGCAAATAATGAACCCATCATTAACATGTCAATTGTTATTGTGTATAGTAAAAGTTATTGATATGCAGTATTAAGAAATACATGCTAGAAGTGAGGTAAGCGATATGCATGGATAAAGAAATAAATAGTAAATCAGCTCTGAATACATGAAGTTTATATGAAAAACATTTAGATTCACCAGTACTCTATTTGATGATCACTATTGAGTATTAGTACTACATAATTGAATTATTGCTACTGAGAGTCGGTATTATTGTGTACTTGTTACTGACAGTTAGTAGAATTGGGTAAATTGCTAACAAAATCAGTGAGAAATTGGATAATTCTTGCTCGTTTTAAGTAGATATTAGGTAACTACCATGAAATGTAGGTGGTACATTGAGTAATGCGTCATTGCTATTGACAGTTAGTAGCAAGGACTGAGTATTAGTACAGAATTGAATTATTACTGAGAGTCAGTATTACTGTGTAATTGTTACTAACCGTTAGTAGAATTGGGTAAATTTCTAACAAAATCAGTGAGAAATTGGATAATTCTTGCTCATTATAAGTAGAAATTAGGTAACTACTATGAAATGCAAGTGCTACATTGAGTAATGCATCATTGCTACTGACAGTCAGTAGCAAAGACATGTTTCCTACTGAGGGTCAATACAAATTGGGTAATTGCTACTAAAGACAGTAGAGAATTGTGTCATTGGCTACTGAGGGTAAGTAGAGAATTACCGCGGGCAATATGAAAATAGATAGTTCCTATGAAGATTCGGTCCATTTGCCTATTGAAGTAAGAACAAAGTAATCGCTACTCTGGGTCAGTAGGAATATGCATATTGCTACTAAGGTTCAATACTGGAATTCATTAGAACTTTACTATCAGAATATATGTAATGGTAACAAATTAGGTAATAGGAAACAAAACAACTACCTTGGCCACCCAATACAAATTAAAAAGCCTAGCAAGAAGGAGACACAAATTAACCAACTACTTCATGAAAACATAATTTTGAAAATTCAATCACCAAACACTAGAGCAACAATTTTTCAACGATTGAGCAAAATCAAATATATTCTCTAGAAAAAACAACAATCAGATTATACATATCAACTAGCATTTGATGACAACTCCATGAACAGatcaaaaataagaacaaaattCAAGTACAGAACAATCAATTGTGAATTTCAATAGAAATACAattgaaaaattcaaaataccTAAAAACATACCTCAAATTGTTAGATCTACAAATCAAACTTCTTTTTGAGTATGAATTTCAGATTCGTAGCCTCGATACATCTCGATCTCAACACGAATCTATATATCGATCTagatctcctctctctctctcatttacTATTCAAACTTCCAGTTTAAATGAGAATTTCAAATTCATCGTCTTGATTGATTTCGATTTCGATCTTAATCTCAATCTAGAtctgttatctctctctctctctctcgattaTCATCCTCTATTAATATATTTAGGGACATTTTCGTCAGGAAATAGGCCGCACAGGGTTTGGGCCTTGCGCATGGGTCAGAAACAGTACCGCAAGgggaataaaaaataatatgccTGCTAATGGTAAATACTAGACTAAAATTGTAGTTAGTGGTAATTTGCTATTTTAAATACACCcctcaattacttaatgcacacccCTTATATTTTGTTTGGTAGAGCGATGATAATGCTCATATAACAAGTTCACTGACTGCACTCCATCAATGCGACACACCGGCTTTGATTTGTTTGTTGGACATGTCATCCATAATACAATAATTATCTGACCAAGTGTTTTTCCAGGCTAACAAGCAACCGATGAATCACCTTCTCCTTATCCAAATCCAAACCATTGAACTCAGCGCATGCTATAAAAATATGAGATTCCGGATTCCGCAAAATTGAAATCTCTCTTACTAGAAACACCATTAAAGAAACTCAGAGTTGAATGATAAGAgtaagggtctttctaaatgtacccatcAAATTTCTATATAGACCCAGCAAGTTTTTTacaccaaataaaaaaatagaatttataaTTGTACTCAGCAACTTTTCCAACAATACCCTTAGCAAAACTCATACCCAGCAAATCTCACACCCAGCAAATCTTGGATTAtctccgcatcaatttttgatgTTAATTGTTGCAGTGTGCATTTGAGCCATAATTTTGAGAATCTACGTTGGTGTAAAAGATTGGTTGAAGTTCCTTCATATTTCCAAAATCTTGAGAATCTTACTTATTTAGATCTGGAAGGCTGCGTGAATCTGAAAATCTTTTCGGCGATGCCGTGTAATATAGAATTCATATGTTTGAGATGGAGAGGAATAGAAGAAATATCGCCATCAATTTGATCTCACGAAAAGCTTCATACATTGGATCTTTTAGGCTGTTGCGAGCTCAAAAGATGGCCTTCCTCGTCGTCAGTTGTGGGACGATTGTGCTCTTTGAAAACTCTGAATCTCAGATACTGCAGTGTATTAGAAATCCCTGATAGTCTCATTTGCTTATCCACGTTACAAGATATAGATCTAAGTGGAACCATGATTGAGAAAATACTTGCAAGCATCAAATATGTTTCTGGGCTGCGCTGGCTATGCTTGCTCGGATGCAAGAAGCTTCGATTTTTACCAGAGCTCCCATCGCAGCTAGAAGAATTAGACGTGGGTGGCTGCACGTCATTGAAAAGCGTGGCAAGTTCAAGGAGTACACAGTGTACGTACACTCATGCAGCCTCGGGAACAATATAAAGGTCCACGTTATGGTGGAGAGAGGGTTATATTTACTGATTGCTGCGAATTGGATGAGAGTGCAAAGAACAGAGCTTAGAATTACGCGAATGGCATCATCAAAACATgtacgtctctctctctctcaagtctaTAGTAGGTTGGTTcctctgcttttttttttttttttaataattaagtTTTTGGATAGTGCAGCTATTAAATATTCATGACTAGATTCGAGTACACGGCcatgaaggtgaagaagtgtgGGATTATTTGAATATATGATACCCGGCCATGATGAGTCTCCTCTTTTCTAGCCTTTGTTCTGAAATGATCAATTCAGCCAATTCCTCATCAGTCTTGATCTTAGGCTCATAGCACATTCGATTCGAAAGTTAAACAGAGATAATCGgagagatggagaagaagaggtgTAAAGATTGGAGCGGGGAAGAGAGTGAGGGACTGACTTGGTTGTCGCGACGATGATTAAGAGGCGGAGAGGGAGAGTGAGGCGGAGAAGCGGCGGTGGGACATGGCTCAAATGCACACTGCAACAATCAAcatcaaaaattgatgcggagaTAATCCAAGTTTTGCTGGGTGTGAGATTTGTTGGGTATGACTTTTTGGCTGGGTGTGAGTTTTGCTAATGGTATTGTTGGAAAAGTTGCTGAGTATAAttataaattctatttttttattgggtgtaaaaaatctgctgggtctacatagaaatttgccggtacatttagaaagaccctaagAGTAACTAGTATTTTGACACTAAAACTCTAGAAGGCTATGagattttctttcaattttagaAGATTATCGATACCAAAGTAAAAATAAGTAAACCTAGGGGACCAAAATGCAATTAAACATGGTGTTTAAAACGCCAAAATGCTTCCCCAGTTTCCACAAGCATTCTCCTCCATGGAAGCAACGACGAGCAGTCAAACGGTCCAAACCCCAAGCGCCACCAATCGAGGCCTAACTGACCTCCCTGAAGAAATCCTCATCCACATCCTCTCCTTCCTCCCCACCTTATACGCCGTCCAGACCTCTCTCCTTTCCCGCCAATGCCGTTCCCTCTGGTCCCGCGTTCCCGCCCTGGACTTCTCCTACGACACATTCCCCTCCGCCGAGCCCGACCCGACCGCCGACACCGACCCGACCCGCCTCTTCGCCGACTTCGTCGACCGCGCTCTCGTTCTCCGCCCCAACTCTCCCATCCGATCCTTCCGCCTCTCGTTCCTCTACTACCACCGCTACAGTTCCCACGTCGACTCCTGGCTCCGCTGCGCCGTAACGCGCTTCCAGGCGCGTGAGCTCCACCTCGACCTCTACGTCGAGAAGAAGTACCAGAACGAAGTGAGCCTCGATCAGATGTACGATTTCCCTCTCTCCTTGCTGAGAAACTCGCGCGTGGAAGTCCTGAGGCTCACGCGCTGCGACCTCTGGTTGCCGGCGGACATGTCCGCCATGAACCTCTTCTCGCTGAGGACCGTTTTTCTGGAACGGATTGATATGACGGACCAGATGGTTATGGATTTCATTTCGGGGTGTCCAAATCTGGAGGACCTGGAGTTTCACAACAGTGGTGGGATGGAGAATTTGAAGATACGTAGCGAAAAGCTTAAGAGGCTTGCGCTTGGGTACTTTTACGACTGTGATTCCAGGAACACGGTCGAGATTGATTGCCCAAACCTTTGGTTTTTGAAGTTTGATTGCTGTAGTTTTACCCAGTTTTGGCTTAAGAATGCGTCGTCTTTAGTTGAGTTTCATATTGCTATTGTTCACGTGGAGCAGTACTACTATTTGTGGAGTAAGGTTGTGAAGCTACTGGAGCAAGCGCCTCATGTGAAGCACCTTAATGTGCAGAATTGGTGGCTTAAGGTAAGTTTATTGCTTTTGCTTGATCAATTGTTGTTTTAGGCTATATACATTAATTCTCCTTTTGCAATTGTGAGGTATATGTAGCAATTTGGTTGGTTTTCTGATTATGTGCAAGGCTTTTGAGTTGTGTAGGCGTCGGAGTGAAGAAgaacataagaaaaactaaggttTTTAGCTTTGGAGTTGAAAGAAAATTGGAAAGGGTAATTGGTGTTAGAGTATGTGATAGTCACTGTCTTAGTCACTCAACCTTTAGCTACCTCAGTAATAATAAGCTTGAAAGTTAGAAAAAATAGTCAGCTCTGTTAGTTAATGTACCAGCTATAAATGACTTTATGATATAAAGATCCAAGGAACATTGTTTGTCCACTACAAGCTCAGCCTATGGGAGCTAAGAATATCACTGCTTGTGTTGTGCTGATAAGTCTGATAGGAAGAAAGCTAAAACAAAATTAGCCGTGGATGACCAGTCGTAGGGTAATTTATGAGTTCAGGTTGTTGTTATCCTTCTTTTGAAGAAAGGGTTTAGGTTTAATGAGAATCGAAACTGTAATACAACTTTTTCAAGTGCCAATTAGAGAACAAGAGAATCGTGCAGGTTGTTGTTATATATCCTGATTGGTGCTGTTTAGAAACAACTGGAGGACTTTTCATGTTTAATCATTTCAAGCTTAATTTGTTTGCCGTTGTTTCACCTCTGATTTCTAATGGCACTATTTTATTGAACTTCTTGTAATAATATTACAATAATGCTTTATATGCATATGTTTTCAGTTTGTGACATCAGATAATCCTTTCCCGAAAAGCTTCAAGCTCCAGAATGTAAGGGTCTTAGAGCTACGAACAGGGTATACTCAATATGATCTGGTTGGCATGGCCGCACTGCTTGAACTTTGTCCCAATCTCGAGACAATGATTCTTGATCACCTTCACAAGATAGAGGAAGATGTGAGCTCTATGACATacataattacaataattctaGATGTTTCTATATGACTTTGGGTTTGGTTGTTCTTCATAATGTTCTGGAGCTGCAATCTAAACTTTGATCTTCTCTTTTCCAGGAGAGTTTACCAGACGAGTTCTTAAATAAGCCAGTTAAATTCAACATCCCAAGTCTCAAGCATGTTAAGTTGCTAACGTTTACTGGAACAGAAGATGAACATAACTTTGTGACTATGTTGAAAAAGCAAGGAGCTGCATTACAAAAGATTACACTTTTTCCCTTCAAAATTGATGGGAACTCATGTCACCAATATCCTCCGGTAGTTCTACGTAGAAAGCCTCGAGAATGTGAAGCAACaggatcttcttcttcttcttcttcataataTGGAAGTTTATAGACTCTTGAGCTTTAAATGGGAAATCAATTGGCTCATCCCAACTTCTTGTTGAAGTTAGCCATCAAGACACTGTTATTGCATAAACATCAAATAGTTCCTTTATTAGTACTCCTTTCAAATGGTATTCTCCTAAAAACACTTGGTCATCTTTGGCGACACTGCTCATGTAACTAGTTTGCTCAATCAATGAAAACTATTCATATTAGTCTTTTAAAAACTAACTAGTTTGACCTGCAAAATTGAAATTTCTCGCTCTAAAAATGGATCCGGATCTTCTCCTACTGATCTTTTACCTAATGTATCTGACACAGGGCTACTTCAAATCTAAATTCAAAGGATTCAAAATGGTCCATAACAAGCTTAGGTAAGGAGCTGTAGAGTTAGAAGAGAGGCGAAGATGATAAAAGTCATAAAACTATAATGGGTATCTTCGTAACTTCAGTAACCCAGCTTAAAAATTGAATATGGCAATAGCCACGTGTCTTTATCTCCTTGAAAGCTTATGTAGGTTGGGCAAAATAAATTCATAggttttgccaaaaaaaaaaaaataaataaataaataaattcatagGTCTTCTCCTACACAAAGACACTGTCTCCCGGAAAATCCAAACACATGCATGGCAGCAGAGACGAGCACTCAAGTCCTTCTCCTCCACGCCAAACGCCTCCGCGGCCCTAACCGGAGTCTCAACGACCTCCCCGACGAGATCCTCCTCCACATCCTCTCCTTCCTCCCCACCCTCGACGCCGTCAACACCTCTCTCATCTCCCGCAGATGGCGACCCCTCTGGTCCCTCGTTCCCTCCTTGAACTTCTCCTACCACCTCTTCCCTCCCGCCCCCCAATCCGATCTCAACCCGACCCAGGACCAGGCCCAATTCTTCGCCGACTTCATCGATCGCGCTCTCATTCTCCGCCCCGACTCCGCCATCCAAACCTTCCGCCTCTCCTTCATCTTCCACCAAGGCTACCACATCCACGTCGACTCTTGGATCCGCTGCGCCGTCAAGCGCCTCAAGGCGCGTCAGCTCCACCTCGACTTCTTCATCGACGATAACCACCACGACGGAGACACCTGGTTTTATGATTTTCATCTCTCGTTGCTCAGACATGGATGTGTAGAAGTCTTGAGGCTCACGCATTGCTTCGTCACATTGCCGGCTAACATGTCCGCCATGAATCTCTGCTCGCTGAGGTCAATTTTTATCGAACGGATTGATCTGACGGATCAGATGGTCCGGGATTTGGTTTCGGGGTGTCCGAATCTCGAGGACTTGGAGCTTCGGAGCTGTGTGGggttgaagaatttgaatatatGTAGCAGTAGGATTAAGAAGCTAGTGCTTGGGTATGATTATGATAGTGAGTCCAAGCAGAGCATTGAGATTGATTGCCCAAATCTTTGTTCGTTGAGTTTTAGTGACTGTAGTTCTGCTCAGTTTGTGCTTAAGGAAGCGCCGGCCCTGGTTGAGTTTCGTGTTGATTTTGCTTGCTTAACTGATAAGTACTTTGATTTGTGGAGTAAGATTGTGAGGCTACTGGAGCAAGCGCCTCATGTTGAGAAGCTTAATGTGCAAAATTGGTGGTATAAGGTAATTTTGTGGCTTGTGCTTGAtcatttattattttcttataGTTCGATTTGGTTAATTTTAGACTAGTTTGTTGACATTCTAAATGCGTGCAAGCTTCTCATGTATGGCCCTGTCTTGTTGAAAGAAAGATCGAAAGTGGAATTAGTTTAGTGCTAAATTTTGCAGGCATTGAATTGGACTTTAGGAAATTATATGTGCCTAATTTGTACAAAATGTTGTGAATTGGTCTCCCAGGAAAGAAGTGGTTGGGGAATTGGATTGTAGAGAGATAAAATGGTTGTTTGAAGACTCTAGTCAGCTCTCAGTAACCACATTTGCGGAAATTTTGCTGCAATAAACATTTTAAAGCTAGATGATATACTTTAGTGCACATATTATGTTATGTACATACATATCTGTACTAAATAGCTATACTATCTGGTTTCATATCCCATACAGATAGCTATGCTATTTGAAGGGGTCTGTCTTTAGGTTCTATCCTCATTTAGTAGTATCCTGATTGTCGGATTAGAGATTTTGCTGTATAGCCTCTTTGCCCTTTTACCCACGTTTGATGAATGAGTTTTAAATATTGATCTTAtaatattaaattattaatcaTGTAGTATTGATGACTTGTTAACCCGTGTGTTTGATCACTGGTTTCTAATGGCACCTTATTACATAATTTCTTAACTGCATATGCTCTCAGCTTCTAATATCAGAGGATCCTTTCCCTAAAGATTTTAAGCTCAATAATCTCAACCATTTAGAGCTACGGACTGGCCATACTCAATATGATCTGGTTGGCATGGCTGCACTGCTTAAACTTTGTCCCAATCTCCAGACAATGGTTCTTGATTACCTTGACAAGATTGAAGAAGATGTGAGTACTCTTATATAACGTTTTTCTTTTGGTGTTATGGAGCAGCATGTCTAAACTTTGATTAATTTGCTCGTATTTAGGCGAATTTACCGGAAGAGTTCTTAAATGAACTAGGTGAGTTCAACATGCCAAAGCTGAAGAAAGTTACAATCATAGCGTATACTGGAACAGAAGTGCAACTTAATTTTGTGACTATCTTGAAAAAGCAAGGAGTAAAGATTGAACTTGTGTGTCAAATTTGATGAGAACTCGTACCCTCCGGGAGTTGCATTTACAAACCCGGCCTCTTCAAATGGAATTCCTCCCAGGAGCTTCTCCATGAAATTAAGTTTAAAGATTGAGCGTTAAGGAGGAATCGATGGAATTGTtcccaaatttttttattctctACATCTGCGGAAGTTGGATGAATTTTGtggatgtgtgtgtgtatagagtATCGACATGCATATATAATTTCTATTGagattatttctttattttttttaataatattggGTAATTTTCTTAGGTGGTAAATTAATCATGCCTGCACTATATATATGGTCACCCGTCACCTATGGTGAATTCTGCATATGGCCCTGTGTACCCTGGGTTTTAGGATAGGTTTTTCAATTACGGCTCTTCAGACTGGAAACATGGATATCACTTACTCGTATTGTTGCAAGCAATATAAGTACGTAATAGAGATCATATCACcatgaagaaatttttttttaactattcCTACAGAATCATGAAGTAATAACTAGGCAAGTAGACGTATGAATTTCTATTTTGGTTAATATtaggctatttttttttttgtttcctcaagttttttggaaattttcacAAATTTGATAAATGTCACAATTTAGCTAGAGAAAAAAAGCTTTTGGGTTGACCCAAATAGTGATGAAGGATGAAAAATCAGGTTTAGCTTTTCATCCCCTCCTTACCTGTCTAGTAGAAACCCTTGGAGGCCTATATTTCTCACCTTAGGAGAGcataagctctgaaattttgtgGGATTGTATTTCTCTATGTCTAGTGTTTTCctgtaaaatgattttttatttggAATAGTAAAATTTATGGAATATTGATTGGAATACTGGAGAGTCAGAACATAAAAAATTATTGTAGATTGACTTTGGCCAGCGGGATTATGGAGCTTAAAATTTGTAGGAACTTAGATCTGCATGTCTCACATATGCCTGAGAAAcagtttttaattttgtgcCCTTTAGCTTACACAATAGCCAACCAAGTACACCAATATAAGAATCAATTTACAGCAGAATCTGCATAATAAAACGGTGAATTTGCAGACCTATAATTTTCTACTCAGATTTAATTGGAGTGTGAAATCTTATGGGAAGAAGGGGaaatgtgtctagtttctgttCCAGGTGGTTTCATCCTTTTCAATCTTCTGGATTTGGAGAAATAGCAGTTTATCAACTTTGACAAGCTACCATTTTCACTTAAGTGGAAATTGGGTGACCTACTTTATATGGATGGAAAGCTCTATGAGTGTACTTTCTAGTTTAAGTGCAATCACTCTGTTCGAACATTTTTTTATCTCGGGTTGTGAGCATTTGAAGAAAGAATGATCAATGTTGAAAATTTATGATCTCATTATTTCTTGTCTAGCTTGaaattcttttcaaaaaaactgGGGTGGGCTGCAACACAATCCAGCCCCCCTCTAGTTCTGTGCCTGCAGGTTGTGTCAGCTTTTGACAATTAGTGACATAATTAATGACACATACACTAACATGATACAATGCTAGGATTTTGTCGTCAAAACGCCTGTGTTTTCAAGGCTAGGCGCAAAAGTATCAAAAACATAAGCTTTCTTCTGAAACGCGCAAAAACCATGGCAAAGGCGTATGCTTCGACTGGTGCTGCTACAGATTAGAGGTTTAGAACTTCTTTCTTTTAAGGGGTTGAAAGAAACCATCCCCGCCCCGTACccgatttcagaattcgaatactggggatggcaatggggagggtagggtaaggggattAAATTACCATCCCCATACCCGACTTCATTCCCCATCCCcttacccgccccaatccccgtaataagaaactggggattccccgtccccatccccattaGGGATTAGGTCCCCGAACCCACCCCAATCCCCGTTAAcacactacaagagaaaatgtcATCGGCGATAACCCAAAGTTGTCGTAAAAAGTCTAAATTTCTCGTTGAATTGAAAATGCGACGACTTTGGGTTGTCGCAATCAGTTGTCGCcttatgtgttttactgattgtcaaaagcgacGAAATTACATGATTATCGCTTTTTCAATATGCGACGTATTTGGTTCCTCGCATATCACAAATTGTGAGACACACAGGTGTGTTACCAAAAATTATATGCAAGACTTTATATTTGTTGCTATTTTTAATATACGAGGCTTCGTTTACGTTGCATATTCCATATGTCGGGCTTGGATGCTTGTCGCATTTTCAATAAGCGACGCAATTTGTTCCTCGCATATGACATCTTGCGAGACACATAAGTGTGTTACAGAATGCTATATATGAGACTTTATGTTTGTTACACTTTGTAATATGCGAGACTTCGTTTACGTTGCATATTCCGCTTGCGAGGCTTATATGTTTGATCAAAAATTTATATGCAAgacttttttttgttgcaaaaaaTAACTGCGAGGTTTCATTTTTATTGCATATATTAATATGTGACAtatatttatttgttgtagaaaaTTATATGCGAGACTTCTTATTTGTTTCATATAATTTCGTCGAGGAACTAATTGCGTCGCGTGTTAAAAAAGCGACAACCGTTTAATTTCGTCGCTTTTGACAATCGGTAAAACACATTAGGCGACAACTGGTCGCAACAACCCAAGGTCGTCGCATTTTCAATTAAACGAGAAATCATTGTTTGTTGCAAACGATTATAGACGAGGTTAGGTTGTTTGTCTCATTTAATAATAAGCAAAATGCAACAAATGGCTACATATTTCTTGCTCaaatttagttatttatttaaaattttaaattaatttcaatatttaaaaaaaaacattaataatATTTATCTGCAAATAATAATATTCGAAGACTTATTATTAATTATAAACCAAATAAAGTCTACAAATATTGTACCCGAAAATAATAATAGCtaatataaaaggaaaaaaatagttTACCAAGACTAGCTAAAACCTAAACTTTAACTTCTCAAAGTATCAaaattcatcatcttcatcaaattCCTCATGTTCCAAATTGTCTGCATTGTTTGACACTATCTTCATCTCTTGGCTCTCCTTAAGGCATGTTAAATGAAAGGCACAGCTCTCCCACGATTCACCTTGAAATCAAGTTTCTTATAGAATGAAGAATCAACTCATAGTCTAATTGTTTCATTTGCAAACTCTTCTTTCCATtatcaaaataagaaaaacaacGATGACATAGAAGATTGGATCTGAACAGTGAAACCTTGGCAACTCCAAAAGGCAGTCACAACGCAGAAAAAACGAAGTACAGAGTAAGTTAGATCGAGATATATAATAATAAGATAAACGCAGGCAATATATTTTGACGCATTTTCTCTACAGCATAAAAGAAAAACCTTCCTCTCTAAATCTCCGTCGCATCTTCTCATCAAATTTTTAAACGCTAAATCGGAATGATACATAGAAGCGCCATATCAAGCATATAAAGATCCAAATCGTATAATAAGAGAGAAAACGTACCATTTTGACT encodes the following:
- the LOC133744561 gene encoding F-box/LRR-repeat protein At3g26922-like, with protein sequence MEATTSSQTVQTPSATNRGLTDLPEEILIHILSFLPTLYAVQTSLLSRQCRSLWSRVPALDFSYDTFPSAEPDPTADTDPTRLFADFVDRALVLRPNSPIRSFRLSFLYYHRYSSHVDSWLRCAVTRFQARELHLDLYVEKKYQNEVSLDQMYDFPLSLLRNSRVEVLRLTRCDLWLPADMSAMNLFSLRTVFLERIDMTDQMVMDFISGCPNLEDLEFHNSGGMENLKIRSEKLKRLALGYFYDCDSRNTVEIDCPNLWFLKFDCCSFTQFWLKNASSLVEFHIAIVHVEQYYYLWSKVVKLLEQAPHVKHLNVQNWWLKFVTSDNPFPKSFKLQNVRVLELRTGYTQYDLVGMAALLELCPNLETMILDHLHKIEEDESLPDEFLNKPVKFNIPSLKHVKLLTFTGTEDEHNFVTMLKKQGAALQKITLFPFKIDGNSCHQYPPVVLRRKPRECEATGSSSSSSS
- the LOC133744565 gene encoding F-box/LRR-repeat protein At3g26922-like; the protein is MAAETSTQVLLLHAKRLRGPNRSLNDLPDEILLHILSFLPTLDAVNTSLISRRWRPLWSLVPSLNFSYHLFPPAPQSDLNPTQDQAQFFADFIDRALILRPDSAIQTFRLSFIFHQGYHIHVDSWIRCAVKRLKARQLHLDFFIDDNHHDGDTWFYDFHLSLLRHGCVEVLRLTHCFVTLPANMSAMNLCSLRSIFIERIDLTDQMVRDLVSGCPNLEDLELRSCVGLKNLNICSSRIKKLVLGYDYDSESKQSIEIDCPNLCSLSFSDCSSAQFVLKEAPALVEFRVDFACLTDKYFDLWSKIVRLLEQAPHVEKLNVQNWWYKLLISEDPFPKDFKLNNLNHLELRTGHTQYDLVGMAALLKLCPNLQTMVLDYLDKIEEDANLPEEFLNELGEFNMPKLKKVTIIAYTGTEVQLNFVTILKKQGVKIELVCQI